In Aphelocoma coerulescens isolate FSJ_1873_10779 chromosome 23, UR_Acoe_1.0, whole genome shotgun sequence, a genomic segment contains:
- the LOC138121845 gene encoding ras-related protein Rab-42-like, with the protein METVTDSPQDPERHFQFRIIVLGDAAVGKSSLLRCFAEGPGGGPGAVATSGPTVGVEFYSRTVLMPPTGKAKLQLWDTAGQERFRSITRSFYRSAAGVLLVFDLTNRASFEHVPEWYHEAAGDQPPAFVLVGHKCDLVAERAVSAEEAGRLAATLGMAFVETSARSNVNVELAFQTLAGGIQQALGRGILAPHQGCDGIRLISSQSRRQPTAWREPQERCRC; encoded by the exons ATGGAGACAGTGACAGATTCCCCCCAGGATCCCGAGAGACACTTCCAATTCCGCATCATCGTGCTGGGGGACGCGGCCGTGGGCAAGTCCTCGCTGCTGCGCTGCTTCGCTGAGGGGCCGGGTGGGGGTCCTGGTGCGGTGGCCACCTCCGGCCCCACCGTCGGCGTCGAGTTCTACAGCCGGACTGTCCTGATGCCACCCACCGGCAAGgccaagctgcagctctgggacacagctggccAGGAGAGGTTCAG ATCCATCACCAGGTCCTTCTACCGGAGTGCGGCGGGGGTGCTGTTGGTGTTTGACCTCACCAACCGGGCATCTTTTGAGCACGTCCCCGAGTGGTACCACGAGGCTGCGGGGGACCAACCGCCTGCCTTCGTCCTGGTGGGACACAAGTGTGACCTGGTGGCCGAGCGAGCCGTATCGGCAGAGGAGGCTGGACGCCTCGCTGCCACCCTGGGCATGGCCTTCGTGGAGACCTCGGCCCGCAGCAACGTTAACGTGGAGTTGGCCTTCCAGACTCTGGCTGGGGGTATCCAGCAGGCGCTGGGCCGGGGGATCCTTGCCCCACACCAGGGATGTGATGGCATCAGGCTCATCTCCAGCCAGAGCCGCCGCCAGCCCACGGCATGgagggagccccaggagcgcTGCCGGTGCTGA
- the TRNAU1AP gene encoding tRNA selenocysteine 1-associated protein 1 isoform X2 codes for MAASLWMGDLEPYMDENFVSRAFATMGELVLSVKIIRNRLTGIPAGYCFVEFADLATAEKCLHKINGKPLPGATPAKRFKLNYATYGKQPDNSPEYSLFVGDLTPDVDDGMLYEFFVKVYPSCRGGKVVLDQAGVSKGYGFVKFTDELEQKRALTECQGAVGLGSKPVRLSVAIPKANRVKPMEYNQMYNYNYNQYYQQYHSYYAQWGYDQNTGSYSYSYPQYGYTQSTMQTYEEVGEDALEDPTPQLDVHEANKQFMEQSEELYDALMDCHWQPLDTVSSEIPAVL; via the exons ATGGCCGCCAGCCTGTGGATGGGGGAC cTGGAGCCCTATATGGATGAAAACTTTGTTTCAAGAGCCTTTGCCACCATGGGAGAGCTTGTACTGAGTGTAAAAATCATTCGAAACAGGTTGACAGG AATTCCAGCAGGCTATTGCTTTGTAGAATTTGCAGATCTAGCTACTGCAGAGAAATGTTTACACAAAATCAATGGAAAACCACTTCCTGGTGCTACACCG GCGAAGCGATTTAAATTGAATTATGCAACGTATGGAAAACAGCCTGATAACAG TCCAGAATATTCCCTTTTTGTGGGAGACCTGACTCCTGACGTGGATGACGGGATGTTATATGAATTTTTTGTTAAAGTTTATCCATCGTGTAGAGGTGGAAAAGTTGTTTTGGACCAGGCAGGAGTATCCAA AGGTTACGGGTTTGTGAAATTCACGGATGAACTGGAACAGAAGAGAGCACTGACAGAGtgtcagggagctgtggggttgGGCTCTAAACCTGTACGCTTGAGTGTGGCTATACCAAAAGC TAATCGTGTGAAACCAATGGAGTACAATCAGATGTACAACTATAATTACAACCAGTATTACCAACAGTATCACAGCTACTACGCGCAGTGGGGGTACGACCAGAACACAGGCAGTTACAGCTACAGCTACCCCCAGTATGGCTACACGCAGAGCACCATGCAG ACATACGAAGAAGTTGGTGAGGATGCATTGGAAG ATCCCACGCCTCAGTTAGACGTCCATGAAGCAAACAAGCAGTTTATGGAACAGAGTGAAGAGCTCTACGATGCCTTGATGGACTGTCATTGGCAGCCTTTGGACACTGTCTCATCAGAGATCCCAGCTGTGTTATAG
- the TRNAU1AP gene encoding tRNA selenocysteine 1-associated protein 1 isoform X4 has product MAASLWMGDLEPYMDENFVSRAFATMGELVLSVKIIRNRLTGIPAGYCFVEFADLATAEKCLHKINGKPLPGATPAKRFKLNYATYGKQPDNSPEYSLFVGDLTPDVDDGMLYEFFVKVYPSCRGGKVVLDQAGVSNNRVKPMEYNQMYNYNYNQYYQQYHSYYAQWGYDQNTGSYSYSYPQYGYTQSTMQTYEEVGEDALEDPTPQLDVHEANKQFMEQSEELYDALMDCHWQPLDTVSSEIPAVL; this is encoded by the exons ATGGCCGCCAGCCTGTGGATGGGGGAC cTGGAGCCCTATATGGATGAAAACTTTGTTTCAAGAGCCTTTGCCACCATGGGAGAGCTTGTACTGAGTGTAAAAATCATTCGAAACAGGTTGACAGG AATTCCAGCAGGCTATTGCTTTGTAGAATTTGCAGATCTAGCTACTGCAGAGAAATGTTTACACAAAATCAATGGAAAACCACTTCCTGGTGCTACACCG GCGAAGCGATTTAAATTGAATTATGCAACGTATGGAAAACAGCCTGATAACAG TCCAGAATATTCCCTTTTTGTGGGAGACCTGACTCCTGACGTGGATGACGGGATGTTATATGAATTTTTTGTTAAAGTTTATCCATCGTGTAGAGGTGGAAAAGTTGTTTTGGACCAGGCAGGAGTATCCAA TAATCGTGTGAAACCAATGGAGTACAATCAGATGTACAACTATAATTACAACCAGTATTACCAACAGTATCACAGCTACTACGCGCAGTGGGGGTACGACCAGAACACAGGCAGTTACAGCTACAGCTACCCCCAGTATGGCTACACGCAGAGCACCATGCAG ACATACGAAGAAGTTGGTGAGGATGCATTGGAAG ATCCCACGCCTCAGTTAGACGTCCATGAAGCAAACAAGCAGTTTATGGAACAGAGTGAAGAGCTCTACGATGCCTTGATGGACTGTCATTGGCAGCCTTTGGACACTGTCTCATCAGAGATCCCAGCTGTGTTATAG
- the TRNAU1AP gene encoding tRNA selenocysteine 1-associated protein 1 isoform X3, with amino-acid sequence MDENFVSRAFATMGELVLSVKIIRNRLTGIPAGYCFVEFADLATAEKCLHKINGKPLPGATPAKRFKLNYATYGKQPDNSPEYSLFVGDLTPDVDDGMLYEFFVKVYPSCRGGKVVLDQAGVSKGYGFVKFTDELEQKRALTECQGAVGLGSKPVRLSVAIPKANRVKPMEYNQMYNYNYNQYYQQYHSYYAQWGYDQNTGSYSYSYPQYGYTQSTMQTYEEVGEDALEDPTPQLDVHEANKQFMEQSEELYDALMDCHWQPLDTVSSEIPAVL; translated from the exons ATGGATGAAAACTTTGTTTCAAGAGCCTTTGCCACCATGGGAGAGCTTGTACTGAGTGTAAAAATCATTCGAAACAGGTTGACAGG AATTCCAGCAGGCTATTGCTTTGTAGAATTTGCAGATCTAGCTACTGCAGAGAAATGTTTACACAAAATCAATGGAAAACCACTTCCTGGTGCTACACCG GCGAAGCGATTTAAATTGAATTATGCAACGTATGGAAAACAGCCTGATAACAG TCCAGAATATTCCCTTTTTGTGGGAGACCTGACTCCTGACGTGGATGACGGGATGTTATATGAATTTTTTGTTAAAGTTTATCCATCGTGTAGAGGTGGAAAAGTTGTTTTGGACCAGGCAGGAGTATCCAA AGGTTACGGGTTTGTGAAATTCACGGATGAACTGGAACAGAAGAGAGCACTGACAGAGtgtcagggagctgtggggttgGGCTCTAAACCTGTACGCTTGAGTGTGGCTATACCAAAAGC TAATCGTGTGAAACCAATGGAGTACAATCAGATGTACAACTATAATTACAACCAGTATTACCAACAGTATCACAGCTACTACGCGCAGTGGGGGTACGACCAGAACACAGGCAGTTACAGCTACAGCTACCCCCAGTATGGCTACACGCAGAGCACCATGCAG ACATACGAAGAAGTTGGTGAGGATGCATTGGAAG ATCCCACGCCTCAGTTAGACGTCCATGAAGCAAACAAGCAGTTTATGGAACAGAGTGAAGAGCTCTACGATGCCTTGATGGACTGTCATTGGCAGCCTTTGGACACTGTCTCATCAGAGATCCCAGCTGTGTTATAG
- the TRNAU1AP gene encoding tRNA selenocysteine 1-associated protein 1 isoform X1 codes for MVSRGYPLRSSFSLVAYVYTLKRNCSMYCNYRKFPTSYLKYNFPPQTCFKFITFVSSLLCCMFRIPAGYCFVEFADLATAEKCLHKINGKPLPGATPAKRFKLNYATYGKQPDNSPEYSLFVGDLTPDVDDGMLYEFFVKVYPSCRGGKVVLDQAGVSKGYGFVKFTDELEQKRALTECQGAVGLGSKPVRLSVAIPKANRVKPMEYNQMYNYNYNQYYQQYHSYYAQWGYDQNTGSYSYSYPQYGYTQSTMQTYEEVGEDALEDPTPQLDVHEANKQFMEQSEELYDALMDCHWQPLDTVSSEIPAVL; via the exons ATGGTAAGTAGGGGTTATCCCTTGAGATCTAGCTTCTCTTTGGTAGCTTATGTTTATACTTTAAAAAGGAACTGTTCTATGTATTGCAACTATAGGAAATTTCCTACAAGTTATCTAAAATACAACTTTCCTCCTCAAACGTGTTTTAAATTTATAACCTTTGTCTCTTCTCTCCTGTGTTGTATGTTCAGAATTCCAGCAGGCTATTGCTTTGTAGAATTTGCAGATCTAGCTACTGCAGAGAAATGTTTACACAAAATCAATGGAAAACCACTTCCTGGTGCTACACCG GCGAAGCGATTTAAATTGAATTATGCAACGTATGGAAAACAGCCTGATAACAG TCCAGAATATTCCCTTTTTGTGGGAGACCTGACTCCTGACGTGGATGACGGGATGTTATATGAATTTTTTGTTAAAGTTTATCCATCGTGTAGAGGTGGAAAAGTTGTTTTGGACCAGGCAGGAGTATCCAA AGGTTACGGGTTTGTGAAATTCACGGATGAACTGGAACAGAAGAGAGCACTGACAGAGtgtcagggagctgtggggttgGGCTCTAAACCTGTACGCTTGAGTGTGGCTATACCAAAAGC TAATCGTGTGAAACCAATGGAGTACAATCAGATGTACAACTATAATTACAACCAGTATTACCAACAGTATCACAGCTACTACGCGCAGTGGGGGTACGACCAGAACACAGGCAGTTACAGCTACAGCTACCCCCAGTATGGCTACACGCAGAGCACCATGCAG ACATACGAAGAAGTTGGTGAGGATGCATTGGAAG ATCCCACGCCTCAGTTAGACGTCCATGAAGCAAACAAGCAGTTTATGGAACAGAGTGAAGAGCTCTACGATGCCTTGATGGACTGTCATTGGCAGCCTTTGGACACTGTCTCATCAGAGATCCCAGCTGTGTTATAG